Proteins from a genomic interval of Diospyros lotus cultivar Yz01 chromosome 6, ASM1463336v1, whole genome shotgun sequence:
- the LOC127803584 gene encoding bifunctional UDP-glucose 4-epimerase and UDP-xylose 4-epimerase 1-like, whose product MASRGTILVTGGAGYIGTHTALQLLQQGYKVSIIDNFRNSFSEAFISLYEFAGDLSNNLRLHFGDLTDKEEVEKTFSQTKFDGVIHFAGLTSALESGWKPLDYFENNLIGSINLYQAMARYNCKKLVFASSSLVYGEPENNPCLEEFPLNPKSPYAWTKFFIEEIARDIQKADPEWKIILLRFSYPVGAHESGKLGDDPRGRAQSLVRHIMQVATGRLPKLGLSELGYPTPDGSEIRDFIHVMDLADGQVAALNKLFSKEYTGCTAYNLGTGSGKSLLEMVAAFEKASGKKINLDLCPVPPDVRVKALCDPAEFYVSAEKAERELGWKAKYGIKEMCRDEWNWIIQNPKGYSCESWGGL is encoded by the exons ATGGCGTCGAGGGGAACGATTCTGGTGACTGGAGGCGCCGGATACATCGGCACACACACCGCTCTTCAGCTTCTCCAGCAAGGATACAAGGTCTCCATCATCGACAATTTCCGCAACTCCTTTTCGGAAGCCTTTATTTCTCTTTACGAGTTCGCTGGAGATCTCTCCAATAATCTCAGACTCCATTTC GGAGATCTCACCGACAAGGAGGAGGTGGAGAAGACGTTTTCTCAGACGAA GTTCGATGGTGTGATCCATTTTGCCGGTTTAACAAGTGCTCTTGAGAGTGGATGGAAGCCTCTCGactattttgaaaacaatttgATTGGCTCAATCAACTTGTACCAGGCCATGGCAAGATACAATTGTAAGAAG TTAGTTTTCGCCTCTTCCTCGTTAGTCTATGGAGAACCAGAAAATAATCCTTGCCTTGAGGAATTCCCGTTAAATCCGAAGAGCCCATATGCATGGACCAAG TTCTTCATTGAAGAAATTGCTCGAGATATCCAGAAGGCAGATCCTGAATGGAAAATAATCTTGCTGAGGTTCTCTTATCCTGTTGGGGCTCATGAGAGTGGCAAACTTGGAGATGATCCAAGGGGCCGTGCTCAGAGTCTTGTGCGTCACATAATGCAAGTAGCTACTGGAAGATTGCCTAAATTAGGTCTATCTGAGCTTGGTTATCCCACTCCTGATGGTAGTGAG ATCCGAGATTTCATCCATGTTATGGACTTAGCAGATGGACAAGTCGCTGCACTCAATAAGCTTTTCTCCAAGGAGTATACAG GTTGCACTGCATACAACTTGGGAACTGGTTCTGGTAAATCTCTATTGGAAATGGTTGCTGCATTTGAGAAGGCATCTGGCAAG AAAATCAACTTAGATCTTTGTCCAGTACCACCTGATGTCAGAGTCAAAGCGCTCTGTGATCCCGCAGAGTTTTATGTTTCTGCAGAGAAAGCTGAGAGGGAACTTGGTTGGAA GGCAAAATATGGGATCAAGGAAATGTGTAGGGATGAATGGAATTGGATAATCCAAAATCCCAAGGGGTACTCATGCGAGTCTTGGGGAGGGTTATGA